A window from Desulfuromonas thiophila encodes these proteins:
- a CDS encoding HlyD family secretion protein: MSLPALLKKFLTLLLSGGILGLGLLWSYQLLHQKRPSEDFAQGNGRIEAVEIQVATKVAGRVQEIQVNDGDFVRAGAILARMDTAALRAQLREARAHLRQAEIGVEVARSRQAQLHSEKVATEAVVAQRQAELEVARKRLERSRQLTRSHAIPLQQLDDDEAAFLGAQAVLRAAQAQVMAAQAAIVTAQAQIIGAEAAVDAAQATIERLQADLDDSALKSPRDGRVQFRVAQPGEVLGAGGIVLTLLDLTDVSMTFFLPTAQAGRLALGAEARLILDAAPGLVIPARVSFVASEAQFTPKTVETASEREKLMFRIKAQIAPELLRRHIEQVKTGLPGVAYVRLNPQADWPPHLQLRSLP, translated from the coding sequence ATGTCGTTGCCGGCCCTGCTGAAAAAATTCCTGACGCTGTTACTCAGTGGCGGCATCCTTGGACTGGGGCTGTTGTGGAGCTATCAGCTGCTGCACCAGAAGCGCCCGTCAGAGGATTTTGCCCAAGGCAATGGCCGTATCGAAGCGGTGGAGATTCAGGTGGCCACCAAGGTTGCTGGCCGGGTGCAGGAGATTCAGGTTAACGACGGTGACTTTGTCCGTGCCGGCGCTATCCTCGCCCGCATGGACACGGCGGCATTGCGAGCCCAGCTGCGTGAGGCTCGGGCTCACCTGCGACAGGCCGAAATCGGTGTGGAAGTGGCTCGCAGTCGGCAGGCCCAGTTGCACAGCGAAAAGGTCGCAACCGAGGCGGTGGTTGCCCAGCGCCAGGCCGAACTGGAGGTGGCACGCAAACGATTGGAGCGCTCCCGCCAGCTGACCCGCAGTCATGCCATCCCCCTGCAACAGCTGGACGATGATGAGGCTGCGTTCCTCGGCGCCCAGGCGGTTCTGCGGGCGGCCCAGGCTCAGGTCATGGCGGCGCAGGCAGCCATTGTCACGGCCCAGGCTCAGATCATCGGCGCGGAAGCCGCGGTTGATGCGGCTCAAGCCACCATCGAGCGCTTACAGGCCGATCTTGATGACAGCGCCCTGAAGTCTCCCCGCGACGGCCGGGTGCAATTCCGCGTCGCCCAGCCCGGCGAGGTTCTCGGTGCCGGCGGCATTGTCCTGACCCTGCTCGACCTGACCGATGTCTCCATGACCTTCTTTTTGCCGACGGCCCAGGCGGGCCGTCTGGCGCTGGGCGCTGAAGCCCGGCTGATTCTCGATGCCGCGCCTGGGCTGGTGATCCCGGCGCGGGTCTCCTTTGTCGCCAGCGAAGCCCAATTCACACCAAAAACCGTTGAGACCGCCAGCGAACGGGAAAAATTGATGTTCCGCATCAAGGCCCAGATCGCGCCGGAATTGCTGCGCCGCCATATCGAGCAGGTAAAAACCGGCCTGCCAGGTGTCGCTTATGTACGGCTCAACCCACAGGCCGACTGGCCCCCCCATCTGCAGCTGCGTTCACTGCCATGA
- the rbbA gene encoding ribosome-associated ATPase/putative transporter RbbA: MNSAAAPHLTNGTAPAVRLADVSLSYGSVTALQHIDLLLPANCMIGFIGPDGVGKSSLLALIAGARKLQSGQLEVLGGSMACRHHRQAVCPRIAYMPQGLGRNLYPTLSVWENADFFARLFGHNATQRQHRIAELLQATGLTPFADRPAGKLSGGMKQKLGLCCALIHDPDLLILDEPTTGVDPLSRRQFWELIGRIRQQRPTLCVLVATAYMEEAARFDSLVALHRGTVLAVGTPAQLLARSHSGSLEEAFIALLPQEQRAGYQPIVSHPRNTTGENPVAIEARDLTMRFGRFTAVDRVSFCIRRGEIFGFLGSNGCGKTTTMKMLTGLLPATSGNAWLFGQPVDARDLATRRRVGYMTQAFSLYNELTVRQNLQLHARLFALPRQGIPARIAELAARFNLTEVLDSLPASLPLGQRQRLSLAAALIHRPEMLILDEPTSGVDPVARDAFWQLLIDLARNDQVTIFISTHFMNEAARCDRISLMHAGRVLISDSPQGLLQSSGTTDLEQAFIHYLEQATSDQLPAQPLAVAPATESVTAAPHRFSLQRLASYSHREALELRRDPIRLTLSLLGSLILMLVMGYGISMDVEDLAYAVLDYDQTSLSRDYALNLAGSRYFIEDAPLTNDADLDRRLRSGTISLALEIPPGFARDLYRGSPVSIGAWVDGAMPSRAETLQGYVQGMHNQWLARHYRQHSKGGGVLPMAAIETRYRYNPDVKSLPAMVPAIMPLLLMMIPAMLTALSVVREKELGSIVNLYVTPITRLEFLLGKQGPYVLLALFNFTALTILAVTIFAVPLTGSLTALSLGALLYVMSATALGLLISTFMRSQIAALFGTALLTILPAVQFSGLLDPVSSLEGFGALFGAIYPTTHFLTICRGTFAKALTLAELQGAIWPLLLTVPVLIGLGTLLLKKQER; this comes from the coding sequence ATGAACTCAGCGGCTGCTCCGCACCTGACCAATGGCACCGCCCCTGCTGTTCGTCTTGCTGATGTCAGCCTAAGCTACGGTTCCGTCACCGCCTTGCAGCACATTGATCTACTGCTGCCCGCCAATTGCATGATCGGCTTCATCGGCCCTGATGGTGTCGGCAAATCCAGCCTGCTGGCCCTGATCGCCGGTGCCCGCAAACTGCAGAGCGGACAACTGGAGGTTCTCGGAGGCTCGATGGCCTGCCGTCATCATCGTCAGGCGGTCTGTCCACGCATCGCCTACATGCCGCAGGGTCTGGGCAGGAATCTTTACCCCACCCTGTCGGTATGGGAAAATGCTGATTTTTTTGCCCGTTTGTTTGGCCATAATGCAACGCAGCGGCAGCATCGTATCGCAGAGTTGCTGCAGGCGACAGGGCTGACCCCTTTTGCCGACCGACCGGCCGGGAAGCTCTCTGGCGGCATGAAGCAGAAGCTTGGCCTGTGCTGCGCCCTGATTCACGACCCTGACCTGCTGATTCTCGACGAACCAACCACCGGCGTCGATCCCCTGTCGCGCCGCCAGTTCTGGGAACTGATCGGCCGCATCCGCCAGCAACGCCCAACCCTGTGCGTCCTGGTAGCCACAGCCTACATGGAAGAGGCGGCCCGCTTTGACTCGCTGGTGGCTCTGCACCGCGGCACCGTACTGGCAGTCGGCACACCGGCGCAACTGCTCGCTCGCAGCCATAGCGGCAGCTTGGAAGAAGCCTTTATCGCCCTGCTGCCGCAGGAGCAGCGCGCCGGATATCAGCCCATCGTCTCCCACCCGCGCAATACCACTGGAGAAAATCCTGTCGCCATTGAAGCCCGCGATCTGACGATGCGCTTCGGCCGCTTCACGGCGGTAGATCGGGTCAGCTTTTGCATCCGGCGCGGCGAAATCTTCGGCTTTCTGGGTTCCAACGGCTGTGGCAAAACCACCACTATGAAGATGCTTACCGGCCTGCTGCCCGCGACCTCCGGCAATGCCTGGCTGTTCGGTCAACCGGTCGACGCGCGGGATCTGGCTACCCGCCGGCGGGTCGGCTATATGACGCAGGCATTTTCGCTCTACAACGAACTGACTGTCCGGCAGAACCTGCAGCTGCATGCCCGCCTGTTTGCCCTGCCACGGCAAGGGATTCCAGCCCGTATCGCCGAGCTGGCTGCCCGTTTCAACCTGACCGAAGTGCTTGACAGCCTGCCGGCCAGCCTACCGCTGGGACAGCGCCAGCGGCTCTCCCTGGCGGCAGCGCTGATTCACCGACCAGAAATGCTGATTCTCGACGAACCGACCTCGGGTGTCGATCCGGTAGCGCGGGATGCTTTCTGGCAATTGCTGATCGATCTGGCCCGCAATGATCAGGTCACCATCTTCATTTCCACCCATTTCATGAACGAAGCCGCCCGTTGCGACCGCATCTCGCTGATGCATGCTGGACGGGTACTGATCAGCGACAGCCCGCAAGGGTTGCTCCAGAGCAGCGGCACAACCGACCTGGAACAAGCCTTCATTCACTACCTGGAACAGGCCACATCCGACCAGCTTCCGGCACAACCTCTGGCGGTCGCGCCAGCAACAGAGTCTGTCACGGCGGCCCCGCACCGTTTCAGTCTGCAGCGTCTGGCCAGCTACAGTCACCGCGAAGCGCTGGAATTGCGCCGCGATCCCATCCGTCTGACACTTTCACTGCTGGGCAGCTTGATTCTGATGCTGGTGATGGGTTACGGCATCAGCATGGACGTGGAGGATCTTGCCTACGCTGTGCTGGACTACGACCAAACCAGCCTCAGCCGCGATTATGCCCTCAATCTGGCCGGATCACGCTACTTTATCGAAGACGCTCCGCTAACAAACGATGCCGACCTCGACCGGCGGCTGCGCAGCGGCACCATCAGTCTGGCGTTGGAAATTCCTCCAGGCTTTGCCCGCGATCTTTACCGCGGCAGCCCAGTCAGCATCGGTGCCTGGGTTGATGGCGCCATGCCCAGCCGGGCCGAAACTCTCCAGGGCTATGTCCAGGGCATGCACAACCAGTGGCTCGCGCGCCACTACCGCCAGCACAGCAAAGGCGGCGGCGTCCTGCCCATGGCCGCCATTGAAACCCGCTACCGCTATAATCCCGACGTCAAAAGCCTGCCGGCCATGGTACCAGCCATCATGCCACTACTGCTGATGATGATTCCCGCCATGCTTACCGCACTGTCGGTGGTGCGTGAAAAGGAGTTGGGTTCCATCGTCAATCTCTATGTGACGCCTATCACCCGGTTGGAATTTCTGCTCGGCAAACAAGGCCCCTATGTTCTTCTGGCCCTGTTCAATTTTACAGCTCTGACCATCCTGGCGGTCACGATTTTTGCCGTTCCTTTGACGGGCAGTCTGACCGCCTTGAGTCTGGGCGCACTGCTCTATGTCATGTCTGCCACAGCCTTGGGTCTGCTTATCTCCACCTTCATGCGCAGCCAGATAGCGGCCCTATTCGGCACCGCCCTGCTGACGATCCTGCCAGCGGTGCAGTTCTCCGGCCTGCTCGATCCGGTGTCCTCTCTGGAAGGATTCGGCGCACTGTTCGGTGCCATCTACCCTACCACCCATTTTCTGACGATCTGTCGCGGGACCTTTGCCAAGGCCCTGACCTTAGCCGAACTGCAAGGCG